From a single Gimesia fumaroli genomic region:
- a CDS encoding EscU/YscU/HrcU family type III secretion system export apparatus switch protein has protein sequence MTTALYVTTKDFCKRAWIGALLAVGTLVMAPLLFLVITRLQGLNLEYMEHDLTGYHFAYLGLSWIAFLGVSLHALSGSEKICRALPVSSRAIASWLMFSMVGLVVVLQLLTNGVYRMLFFDEHWLADYWPLLGPLLFIVTLILVGHCFYWSLHAPSFTRLFLGAALVLGMLFWFLSRYYPNGFHAEEVPWSRVTLGEFVLMQFVSIAAWYQGTRAFAQVRAGTAVPSPAWERVEVWWNGLLSGAIPEKQPEPFSRRSALTKLHWRDSCRRAVILGGLLFGGIVLVITLGIGFQLNSDQTSVREIAEGYWAITMLASFVASILVAFLLGDGMCNKGRTEMRTFLAIAPLPDQDLNTLLFRNMVTSSVLTLAMIFSALFLSLGITTLLWGPEVLNFMWEGLFGGSQYLLRFLLIGIGFWVLASNAVSVFWTGRTWFINTVVGVGFGGFILYVVTFNLLGAFFRGSWVAAAIVSMMLLAVYSLIVGCTFTAYLIAWRKAFISWKKAVLALLIWCSLGAIFSVTLLNEAARSGLEPRWGMFWIYSAISAFVLAPFATIPLALSWNRHR, from the coding sequence ATGACAACCGCCTTGTATGTGACGACGAAAGATTTTTGCAAACGTGCCTGGATTGGTGCGCTGCTGGCGGTGGGGACGCTGGTGATGGCGCCGTTGTTGTTTTTGGTGATCACGAGGCTGCAGGGTTTGAACCTGGAATATATGGAGCATGACCTGACCGGTTATCACTTTGCTTACCTCGGGCTTTCCTGGATCGCGTTTCTCGGCGTTTCTTTGCATGCGCTCTCTGGCTCTGAAAAAATCTGCCGGGCTCTGCCGGTCTCTTCGCGAGCGATTGCCAGCTGGCTGATGTTCTCGATGGTCGGACTGGTGGTGGTTCTGCAACTGTTGACGAACGGCGTCTATCGGATGTTGTTCTTTGACGAACACTGGCTGGCAGATTACTGGCCGTTATTGGGGCCGTTGCTCTTCATTGTGACTTTGATTCTGGTCGGTCACTGTTTCTACTGGAGTTTGCACGCGCCCAGTTTTACGCGCTTGTTTCTGGGAGCAGCACTGGTTCTTGGTATGTTATTCTGGTTTCTCTCCCGTTATTACCCGAATGGCTTTCACGCAGAGGAAGTGCCCTGGAGCCGCGTCACGCTGGGAGAATTTGTGTTGATGCAATTCGTGAGCATTGCGGCCTGGTATCAGGGGACCCGGGCCTTTGCCCAAGTCCGCGCCGGCACTGCAGTTCCCAGTCCGGCCTGGGAACGGGTGGAAGTCTGGTGGAACGGGTTACTGAGCGGCGCGATTCCAGAAAAGCAGCCCGAACCATTCTCACGGCGATCGGCTCTGACCAAACTACATTGGCGTGATTCCTGCCGCCGCGCTGTCATACTTGGAGGGCTCCTGTTTGGAGGCATTGTACTGGTAATCACTCTCGGCATTGGATTTCAGTTGAATTCGGATCAAACCAGTGTTCGCGAAATCGCCGAAGGATATTGGGCCATCACAATGTTGGCCAGTTTCGTCGCGTCGATTCTTGTCGCCTTTTTGTTAGGGGATGGAATGTGCAATAAGGGACGCACCGAAATGAGGACTTTTCTGGCAATCGCACCCCTCCCCGATCAGGATCTGAATACGTTGCTGTTTCGGAATATGGTGACATCTTCTGTTTTGACTCTCGCGATGATTTTTAGCGCGCTGTTTCTCAGTCTGGGGATCACCACACTCCTGTGGGGGCCAGAGGTTTTGAATTTCATGTGGGAGGGATTGTTTGGGGGTTCCCAGTATTTATTACGTTTTCTGTTGATTGGGATCGGCTTCTGGGTGCTTGCTTCAAATGCAGTTTCGGTGTTCTGGACAGGTCGCACCTGGTTTATCAACACCGTTGTCGGCGTTGGTTTTGGTGGTTTCATTTTATATGTGGTCACCTTCAATCTGCTGGGCGCATTCTTTCGCGGTTCCTGGGTGGCAGCAGCCATCGTGAGCATGATGTTGCTGGCAGTCTATTCACTGATTGTCGGATGCACATTTACAGCGTATCTCATAGCCTGGCGCAAGGCGTTCATCTCCTGGAAGAAGGCGGTGCTGGCGCTGCTGATCTGGTGCAGCCTGGGTGCTATCTTTTCAGTAACGCTATTGAACGAGGCGGCGCGATCGGGTCTGGAGCCTCGGTGGGGAATGTTCTGGATCTATTCCGCGATCAGTGCCTTCGTTTTGGCCCCGTTCGCGACGATTCCGCTGGCTCTGAGTTGGAACCGGCATCGCTAG
- a CDS encoding ABC transporter ATP-binding protein: MSEHVIEISDLSRRFGKKQALDNVSLSVPEGAVFGLVGENGAGKTTLLKHVLGFLKPQQGTVRVFGLDPVADPPGVLGRIGHLSETRDLPTWMTIRELFEFTRAFYPKWDPVYAEELRMMFELSLNQKVPTLSRGQLARAGLLLALAHRPPLLVLDEPSSGLDPVVRKDILDAIIRTVVDEGRTVLFSSHLLDEVQRVSDRVAILDQGKILLTSPLDEVLVSHYQLTVSFQEPQPFFPELEGALTWSGSGREWKIICNGQKQELEVALQELKAEILEQAAPTLEEIFVARMKSAARSSFEE; the protein is encoded by the coding sequence ATGAGCGAGCATGTGATTGAGATCAGTGATTTAAGTCGTCGCTTCGGGAAAAAACAGGCATTGGATAACGTCAGTCTCTCTGTTCCGGAGGGAGCCGTGTTTGGTTTAGTCGGTGAAAACGGCGCCGGCAAAACAACGCTACTCAAGCACGTGCTCGGTTTCCTCAAGCCCCAGCAGGGAACAGTGCGGGTGTTTGGCCTGGATCCGGTCGCCGATCCACCGGGCGTGTTGGGGCGAATTGGTCATCTTTCCGAAACACGAGATCTGCCGACGTGGATGACGATTCGCGAACTGTTTGAATTCACGCGTGCCTTTTATCCCAAGTGGGATCCCGTCTACGCCGAAGAACTGCGGATGATGTTCGAACTCTCCCTCAATCAAAAAGTGCCTACCTTGTCGCGGGGGCAGCTGGCACGGGCTGGACTGTTGTTGGCACTGGCACATCGGCCACCGCTGCTGGTGCTGGATGAACCTTCTTCCGGCCTGGATCCGGTGGTCCGCAAAGACATTTTGGATGCCATCATTCGCACTGTGGTCGATGAAGGCCGCACGGTCTTGTTTTCTTCACATCTGTTAGACGAAGTGCAGCGCGTCTCCGACCGGGTTGCGATCCTCGATCAAGGAAAAATACTGCTGACGAGCCCGCTGGATGAAGTATTGGTCTCACATTATCAATTGACGGTCAGTTTTCAGGAACCGCAGCCGTTCTTCCCTGAACTGGAGGGGGCACTGACCTGGTCCGGCTCGGGACGGGAATGGAAAATCATCTGTAACGGTCAGAAGCAGGAACTGGAAGTCGCCTTGCAGGAACTGAAGGCAGAAATTCTGGAACAGGCCGCCCCGACACTGGAAGAAATATTTGTTGCCCGCATGAAGTCGGCCGCACGATCGTCTTTTGAGGAATAA
- a CDS encoding GntR family transcriptional regulator, translated as MMQIQLSEADGTPYYLQVANQVKFLVASGRLEPHEQLPSVRGLAQQLTITPNTVARAYRELEAEGVVISKRGAGVFISNGVSPLSNKEKRRILNERMDALLTESRQLGVDEETLLKLLRQRSQKFDLYKEVEK; from the coding sequence ATGATGCAAATTCAATTATCAGAAGCGGATGGCACGCCTTATTACCTGCAGGTAGCGAACCAGGTCAAGTTCTTGGTGGCGTCCGGGCGGCTGGAGCCGCATGAACAACTCCCCTCGGTGCGCGGTCTCGCGCAGCAATTGACGATCACGCCCAATACGGTGGCTCGTGCGTACCGTGAGCTGGAAGCGGAAGGAGTAGTGATCTCGAAACGCGGCGCCGGCGTTTTCATCTCGAATGGCGTCTCCCCCCTGTCGAATAAAGAGAAGCGCCGCATTCTGAATGAGCGAATGGATGCACTGCTGACCGAATCGCGTCAGTTAGGCGTGGATGAAGAAACCCTGTTGAAGTTACTACGTCAGCGAAGCCAGAAGTTTGATTTATATAAAGAGGTCGAAAAATGA
- a CDS encoding sulfatase — protein MQRPGRCFSLLLLALLVTVCPALCFDAAAADKPNVLFIAADDLRCDLACYGHPLVKTPHLDQLAVQGVLFKQAYCQQALCNPSRASLMTGRRPDSLKIWDLPTHFREVEPDIVTLPQLFKQQGYFTQNIGKIFHNWRQNIQGDPTSWSVPAVMHYATHGSDKPVLNNNRELPVNFSKMSRTECRDVPDSAYFDGRIADLAVQALKEVKQKQEPFFLAVGFWKPHLPFNPPKKYWDLYDDSPITVAANPEPPKNVPAVALHNGQELLRSAKGKLTKEEIIELRTGYLAGISYLDAQIGKVLAELDRQGLRDNTIIVFWSDHGFHLGEHGLWCKTSNFENDAHVPLMISTPNMKQAGKTSAALVELIDMYPTLVDLCALPSPAKLEGKSLVPILNDPTKTVKPAAYTQHPRPAYYKKSPEFMGVSVRTPRYRYTEWRDFKTGNVVAKELYDHIIDPEENTNIADQPTDKKAFQAAVKLLEAKFPRPMKAQD, from the coding sequence ATGCAACGGCCCGGCAGATGTTTCTCATTGTTGCTGCTCGCTTTACTCGTAACAGTCTGCCCTGCCCTCTGTTTCGATGCCGCCGCGGCTGATAAACCAAACGTGCTGTTCATCGCCGCCGATGACCTGCGGTGTGACCTCGCCTGTTACGGACATCCGCTGGTGAAGACACCGCACCTGGATCAACTGGCAGTGCAAGGCGTGCTCTTCAAGCAGGCGTACTGTCAACAGGCGTTGTGCAATCCGTCGCGGGCTTCACTGATGACGGGCCGCCGCCCGGACAGTCTTAAGATCTGGGATCTGCCCACACACTTTCGCGAAGTGGAACCAGACATCGTCACACTGCCTCAACTGTTCAAGCAGCAGGGCTACTTCACTCAGAACATTGGCAAAATTTTCCATAACTGGCGTCAGAACATCCAGGGAGACCCGACATCGTGGAGCGTGCCCGCGGTGATGCATTACGCCACACATGGCAGCGACAAACCGGTTTTGAACAATAATCGTGAACTACCTGTGAATTTCTCGAAGATGTCGAGAACCGAGTGCCGTGACGTTCCCGACTCTGCTTACTTCGACGGACGGATTGCCGATCTGGCGGTTCAAGCACTCAAAGAAGTCAAACAGAAACAGGAGCCGTTCTTCCTGGCGGTCGGCTTCTGGAAACCACATCTGCCTTTTAACCCACCGAAAAAGTATTGGGATCTGTATGACGATAGTCCGATTACTGTCGCTGCAAATCCAGAACCCCCGAAAAATGTGCCGGCTGTCGCTTTGCATAACGGCCAGGAACTGCTGCGCAGCGCGAAGGGGAAACTGACGAAAGAGGAAATCATCGAGCTCCGCACCGGCTATCTGGCGGGCATCAGTTATCTCGATGCGCAGATTGGCAAAGTACTCGCGGAACTGGATCGTCAGGGGTTACGAGACAATACAATTATCGTCTTCTGGTCCGATCACGGATTTCACCTGGGCGAGCATGGCCTGTGGTGCAAGACATCGAATTTTGAAAACGACGCGCACGTCCCTTTGATGATTTCAACACCGAACATGAAACAGGCGGGAAAGACATCCGCAGCGCTGGTCGAATTGATCGACATGTATCCGACGCTGGTAGATCTCTGCGCGTTACCTTCCCCTGCCAAGCTGGAAGGCAAGAGTCTGGTCCCCATTTTGAACGATCCCACCAAAACGGTGAAACCAGCGGCTTACACGCAGCACCCGCGACCCGCCTATTACAAAAAGAGCCCCGAATTTATGGGCGTCTCCGTCCGCACGCCCCGCTATCGCTATACGGAATGGCGTGACTTTAAAACGGGCAACGTCGTAGCAAAAGAACTCTACGATCACATCATCGATCCCGAAGAGAACACGAACATCGCCGACCAGCCCACCGACAAAAAAGCCTTTCAGGCTGCAGTCAAACTGCTGGAAGCAAAATTCCCGCGACCGATGAAAGCACAGGATTAA
- the ltrA gene encoding group II intron reverse transcriptase/maturase → MNRNREQKPTRVPFAAKQVGEASSRWDWVEPCVWTDRMLTALETGVKGGQWFSLIDKVDRDRNLYQAFRRVAANGGAAGVDHVSCERFAERLIPNLRKLSQQLREGNYQPQAIRRQWIPKPGSRELRPLGIPTARDRVVQTALRQVLEPIFERDFAEQSYGFRPGRGCKDALQRVDTLLESGYTYVVDADLKSYFDTIPHDKLMNRVREKISDGQVLTLIEMFLRQQILDDLAEWTPDRGSPQGAVISPLLSNIYLDPLDHLMAGAGIEMVRYADDFVILCRTREDAERALEMVRQWTAEAGLTLHPDKTHIVDMAEGSFDFLGYTFQGRYRFPRKKSLQKFKDSIRQKTRRTNGHSLQCIIAQLNPTLRGWFNYFQHCQPSTYTILDQWVRMRLRSILRKRRKGKGRGRGHDHLRWPNAYFAEQGLFSLKQSHVLASQSSQR, encoded by the coding sequence ATGAACCGAAACAGGGAACAAAAACCGACGCGAGTGCCGTTTGCGGCTAAACAAGTCGGAGAAGCTTCGTCCCGCTGGGACTGGGTAGAACCATGTGTCTGGACAGACCGCATGTTGACGGCCCTCGAAACGGGGGTGAAAGGAGGCCAATGGTTCAGTCTGATCGATAAAGTCGATCGTGATCGAAATTTGTATCAGGCGTTTCGTAGAGTAGCCGCCAACGGCGGTGCAGCTGGTGTGGATCACGTCAGCTGCGAACGCTTCGCCGAGCGATTGATCCCGAACCTGAGAAAGCTGTCGCAACAACTGCGGGAAGGAAACTACCAACCGCAGGCAATCCGGCGACAGTGGATTCCCAAGCCGGGGAGCAGGGAACTGCGTCCTCTGGGGATTCCCACAGCTCGGGATCGGGTGGTGCAGACCGCATTACGCCAAGTGCTGGAACCAATCTTCGAACGGGATTTCGCCGAGCAAAGCTATGGTTTCCGTCCCGGGCGCGGCTGTAAGGATGCGCTACAGCGTGTCGATACGCTGCTCGAAAGCGGTTACACATATGTGGTGGATGCAGATTTGAAGAGCTATTTCGACACAATTCCCCACGATAAGTTGATGAATCGGGTCCGGGAGAAAATCAGCGACGGCCAGGTGCTGACGCTGATCGAGATGTTTCTGCGTCAACAGATTCTAGATGACCTTGCCGAATGGACTCCCGATCGTGGGAGCCCCCAGGGAGCGGTGATCAGCCCGTTGCTCAGCAACATCTATCTCGATCCCCTCGACCATTTGATGGCGGGAGCCGGAATTGAGATGGTCCGTTACGCAGACGACTTCGTGATTTTGTGTCGAACTCGGGAAGACGCCGAGCGAGCTTTGGAGATGGTGCGGCAGTGGACGGCGGAAGCCGGCCTGACGCTGCATCCGGACAAGACTCACATCGTCGACATGGCCGAGGGGAGCTTCGATTTTCTGGGTTACACTTTCCAGGGGCGTTATCGCTTCCCTCGAAAGAAAAGTCTCCAGAAATTCAAAGACTCCATTCGGCAGAAGACGAGGCGGACGAACGGGCATAGCCTTCAATGCATCATTGCACAGCTCAACCCGACGCTACGTGGCTGGTTCAATTATTTTCAACACTGCCAGCCTTCCACGTATACCATCCTGGATCAGTGGGTTCGCATGCGTCTGCGAAGTATACTTCGGAAACGTCGTAAAGGCAAAGGTCGCGGACGAGGACACGATCATTTACGCTGGCCCAATGCTTATTTTGCCGAACAGGGACTGTTCTCCTTGAAACAATCCCATGTTCTGGCCAGTCAATCCTCGCAGAGGTAA
- a CDS encoding arylsulfatase, which produces MLNLKVLFSVTFVLFFLVTTRVNAVEEMRPNIILIMVDDMGFSDLGCYGGEIETPNLDALAAGGVRFSQFYNTARCCPTRATLMTGLHPHQTGIGWMTNPPGNTRGETKPPSYQGYLNRQCVTIAEVLQSAGYATYMTGKWHLGFNAKDRWPLQRGFEKYFGCISGATRFFYPEEPRGMTLGNEHIKTPPSTTDRRFYTTDAFTDYAIHFLKEHQQNSTQQEKPFFLYLAYTAPHWPLQAHEEEIKKYRGKYRIGWDELRKQRLAKQKKLGLLPADTKLSPRNEAAPAWDSLDKQKQNEMDLKMSVYAAMVDRMDQNIGKLVDWLKANQQYDNTLILFLSDNGACAEGPALGRGRFMNPKNRDQEHSNSYGKAWANASNTPFRLFKHYAHEGGTSTPFLMHWPAQIQPRKEWYTEPAQLIDIMPTLVDVAGAKYPKTYAGNEIHALDGVSLRPAMQGKRLNRAAPLFIEHESNAFVRDGDWKLVGRGVSPAKGFQPQKWELYDVKQDRTELNNLAKEKPEMVSDLSAQWQAWAKRVGVYPK; this is translated from the coding sequence ATGTTGAATCTGAAAGTGCTCTTCAGTGTTACCTTTGTTTTATTTTTTCTCGTGACAACCCGCGTCAACGCGGTGGAGGAAATGCGGCCGAATATCATTCTGATCATGGTCGACGACATGGGCTTTTCCGATCTGGGCTGTTATGGTGGAGAGATTGAAACGCCCAATCTTGACGCATTGGCGGCAGGGGGTGTGCGGTTTTCCCAGTTCTATAATACGGCTCGCTGCTGTCCCACCCGGGCGACCTTGATGACAGGCCTGCATCCGCATCAGACGGGAATCGGCTGGATGACCAATCCGCCCGGTAACACGCGCGGCGAGACGAAGCCCCCTTCCTATCAGGGTTATCTGAATCGACAGTGTGTGACGATTGCCGAAGTGCTGCAGTCCGCCGGTTATGCGACCTATATGACGGGGAAGTGGCACCTCGGGTTTAACGCGAAAGATCGCTGGCCTTTGCAGCGTGGTTTTGAAAAATACTTCGGCTGTATTTCGGGGGCAACCCGTTTCTTTTATCCGGAGGAGCCACGGGGGATGACGCTGGGAAATGAGCATATTAAAACGCCCCCCAGCACAACCGACCGTCGTTTTTATACGACCGATGCCTTTACCGATTACGCGATTCATTTTCTGAAAGAACATCAGCAGAACTCAACACAACAGGAGAAACCGTTTTTCCTGTACCTCGCCTATACCGCGCCGCATTGGCCGCTGCAGGCACATGAAGAGGAGATTAAAAAATATCGCGGCAAATATCGGATCGGTTGGGACGAGTTACGCAAACAGCGACTGGCAAAACAGAAGAAACTCGGTCTGCTGCCGGCGGACACCAAACTGTCGCCACGCAATGAAGCGGCTCCCGCGTGGGACTCGCTGGATAAGCAGAAACAGAACGAGATGGATCTGAAGATGTCGGTCTATGCGGCGATGGTGGATCGCATGGATCAGAATATCGGCAAACTGGTCGACTGGCTGAAAGCGAACCAGCAGTATGACAACACACTGATCCTGTTTTTGTCGGACAATGGTGCGTGTGCCGAAGGTCCTGCGCTGGGACGCGGCCGTTTTATGAATCCGAAAAATCGCGATCAAGAACACAGCAACAGTTACGGCAAAGCCTGGGCCAATGCGTCGAACACGCCGTTCCGTTTGTTTAAGCATTATGCTCATGAAGGGGGAACCTCGACGCCGTTCCTGATGCACTGGCCGGCGCAAATTCAGCCGCGCAAAGAATGGTACACGGAGCCAGCACAGCTGATCGACATCATGCCGACACTCGTGGATGTGGCGGGTGCGAAATATCCCAAAACCTATGCCGGTAATGAAATCCACGCACTGGACGGCGTTTCTCTGCGACCGGCAATGCAGGGCAAACGTCTGAATCGTGCGGCGCCCCTCTTCATCGAGCATGAGAGCAACGCCTTCGTGCGCGACGGCGACTGGAAACTGGTCGGACGGGGCGTTTCGCCAGCAAAAGGATTCCAGCCCCAGAAGTGGGAACTCTATGATGTGAAACAGGACCGCACGGAATTGAACAACCTTGCGAAAGAGAAGCCGGAGATGGTTTCGGACTTGTCAGCCCAATGGCAGGCATGGGCCAAACGGGTGGGAGTGTATCCCAAGTAA
- a CDS encoding sulfatase family protein has protein sequence MFTKLATAAICLIVILFGLDVHAAEQPNVILIMCDDLGWGDTGFNGNKIIKTPHLDAMARAGMILSRFYASAPVCSPTRGSCLTGRNPFRYGIVHANTGHMKPQEQTLAESLKAAGYRTGHFGKWHLGTLTKTIRDSNRGGPKNIDHFSPPWENGFEVCFSTEAKVPTWDPMRKPKGKAPSKGWAALTDDSPSQAYGTHYWNDKGEIVKDNLSGDDSRVIMDRVIPFVKQSAKAQKPFFCVIWFHTPHLPVVAGPRYRAMYAKHDLYHANYYGCITAMDEQIGRLRAQLKEFNAAENTMLWFCSDNGPEGNASAPGSAGPFRGRKRDLTEGGIRVPALVEWPGKITPGTETSFPMVTSDYLPTILAAAVLPVPEKRPLDGINLLPVVQQNLKERTEPIGFQFQNKAAWMTHRYKLLRTGKRAKAQYQLFDLLADPGETTDVSQDYPALVKQYRNDLESWIKSCDNSNQGNDY, from the coding sequence ATGTTTACCAAATTAGCGACTGCAGCAATCTGTCTCATCGTGATTCTGTTCGGACTTGATGTTCATGCGGCTGAGCAACCGAACGTGATTTTGATCATGTGCGACGATCTGGGCTGGGGTGACACCGGCTTTAACGGAAACAAGATCATTAAGACGCCGCACCTGGATGCGATGGCGCGGGCGGGGATGATTCTCAGTCGGTTCTACGCCAGCGCGCCGGTGTGCAGCCCGACGCGCGGGAGCTGTCTGACGGGCCGCAATCCGTTTCGGTATGGGATCGTGCACGCCAACACCGGACACATGAAGCCGCAGGAACAGACGCTGGCGGAATCATTGAAAGCCGCCGGATATCGGACGGGGCACTTTGGCAAATGGCATTTGGGTACGTTGACCAAAACAATCCGCGATTCGAATCGGGGCGGCCCCAAAAATATCGATCACTTTTCGCCCCCCTGGGAAAACGGATTCGAAGTCTGTTTCTCGACCGAAGCGAAAGTTCCCACTTGGGACCCGATGCGAAAACCAAAAGGGAAAGCACCAAGTAAAGGTTGGGCGGCGTTGACCGACGACAGTCCGAGTCAGGCGTATGGCACCCACTATTGGAACGATAAGGGCGAGATCGTGAAGGACAATCTGAGCGGCGATGATTCGCGCGTGATCATGGACCGTGTGATTCCCTTTGTCAAGCAGAGTGCGAAAGCGCAGAAGCCGTTTTTCTGTGTCATCTGGTTTCACACGCCCCATCTGCCGGTGGTCGCCGGTCCCCGCTATCGGGCGATGTATGCGAAACACGATTTGTACCACGCGAACTACTATGGTTGTATCACGGCCATGGACGAGCAGATCGGACGCTTACGGGCTCAGCTGAAAGAGTTCAATGCCGCTGAAAATACGATGCTCTGGTTCTGTTCCGACAACGGCCCGGAAGGCAATGCGAGTGCGCCCGGATCGGCGGGACCGTTTCGAGGACGCAAACGGGATTTGACCGAAGGGGGTATCCGTGTGCCGGCGCTGGTGGAGTGGCCGGGCAAAATTACCCCCGGCACCGAAACCAGTTTCCCCATGGTCACCAGTGATTATCTGCCGACGATTCTGGCTGCCGCCGTGTTGCCTGTTCCAGAAAAGCGTCCCCTGGATGGAATCAATTTACTCCCCGTGGTTCAACAGAATCTCAAGGAACGGACAGAGCCCATTGGATTTCAATTTCAAAACAAAGCGGCCTGGATGACGCACCGCTATAAGCTGTTACGCACGGGAAAAAGGGCGAAGGCACAATATCAGTTGTTTGATTTACTCGCTGATCCGGGTGAGACGACCGATGTTTCACAGGATTACCCCGCGCTGGTGAAACAATACCGAAACGACCTTGAGAGCTGGATTAAATCCTGTGACAACAGCAATCAGGGAAATGATTATTAA